The sequence below is a genomic window from Cedecea neteri.
TGGTCCTGCTGGACGGCAGCGAAGCTAAGCTCAATGCTGACACCCTGGTTATTGCCGATCACAATAAAGCCCTGGCCATGGGCGGCATCTTCGGCGGTGAGCATTCAGGTGTTAACGACGAAACCCAGAACGTGCTGCTGGAATGTGCCTTCTTCAGTCCGCTGTCCATCACCGGTCGTGCGCGCCGCCATGGCCTGCATACCGATGCTTCCCACCGCTATGAGCGCGGCGTCGATCCTGCGCTGCAGTATAAAGCGATGGAGCGAGCGACTCGCCTGTTGGTGGATATCTGCGGCGGTGAAGCTGGCCCGGTTATCGATGTCACAAGCGAAGCGCATCTGCCTAAACGCGCCACGATTACCCTTCGTCGCAGCAAACTGGACCGTCTGATTGGTCACCACATCGAAGACGCTAAGGTCAGCGACATTCTGCGTCGTCTGGGCTGCGAAGTGACCGAAGGTCAGGCGCAGTGGACTGCGGTGGCACCGAGCTGGCGTTTCGATATGGAAATTGAAGAAGACCTGGTGGAAGAAGTGGCCCGCGTTTACGGCTACAACAGTATTCCAAACAGTCCGGTACAGGCAGGCCTGGTGATGGGCACCCATCGCGAAGCCGATCTTTCTCTGAAGCGTGTGAAAACCATGCTGGTGGACAAAGGTTACCAGGAAGTCATTACCTACAGCTTCGTCGACCCAAAAATTCAGCAGCTTCTGCACCCGGGGGAAGAAAATCTGATTCTTCCTAATCCGATCTCTACCGACATGTCCGCTATGCGCCTGTCGCTGTGGAGTGGCCTGCTGACCACCGTGGTTTATAACCAGAATCGCCAGCAAAGCCGCGTGCGAATTTTCGAATCAGGCCTGCGCTTTGTGCCTGATACTCAGGCAGACCTTGGGATTCGTCAGGATCTTATGCTGGCGGGGGCTATCTGTGGCAACCGCTATGAAGAACACTGGGATCTGGCGCGCAACACCGTTGACTTCTATGATCTGAAAGGCGATCTGGAGTCCGTTCTGGCCCTGACCGGTAAACTTTCAGACATCGAATTCAGAGCGCAGGCAAATCCGGCCTTGCATCCTGGGCAAAGTGCTGCCATTTATTTAGCAGGTGAATGCATTGGTTTCATTGGTGTTGTTCACCCGGAGCTGGAGCGTAAACTGGACCTTAACGGCCGCACAGTGGTGTTCGAGGTGCTGTGGAGCAAGCTCGCAGACCGCGTGGTGCCTGAGGCGCAGGACGTTTCCCGCTTCCCGGCAAACCGCCGCGATATCGCTGTTGTGGTGGCTGAAAACGTCCCGGCAGCAGATGTTTTGGCCGAGTGTAAGAAAGTTGGCGCAAATCAGGTAGTTGGCGTAAACTTATTTGACGTGTACCGTGGCAAGGGCGTAGCCGATGGCTACAAGAGCCTGGCCATAAGCCTTATCCTTCAGGATACGGGCCGTACACTCGAAGAAGAGGAGATGGCCGCTACCGTTGCAAAATGTGTAGAGGCATTAAAAGAGCGATTCCAGGCATCATTGAGGGATTGAACGTATGGCGCTTACAAAAGCTGAAATGTCAGAATATCTGTTTGATAAGCTTGGGCTTAGCAAACGAGATGCCAAAGAGCTGGTAGAGCTGTTTTTCGAAGAGATCCGTCGCGCTCTGGAAAACGGTGAGCAGGTTAAACTCTCGGGCTTTGGTAATTTTGACTTACGCGATAAAAACCAACGTCCCGGGCGCAACCCGAAGACCGGTGAAGATATTCCCATTACGGCGCGCCGTGTGGTGACCTTCCGACCTGGTCAGAAGCTAAAAAGTCGGGTTGAAAACGCGTCGCCAAAAGACGAGTAACCTGAGTTAACAAAAAAGGCCGCATTCGCGGCCTTTTTCTTTTGCTTTTAAATCCCATGGCTTAACGACATGCGCTTGACAAACATTTCTCTCAAATGGTTGTATTGTACAACCATATTTCAACGGTATCGATCATGTCTGACAGCACCCTTATCGAATCTATACGCGCCTCGTCGCGCCAGGTTGTGCGCGAGCTTGGTTTTCTGAACTCAACGCTTGCCGCCACGAACTACTCTGCTTCTGCAGTTCATGCTTTGCTGGAAATTGATTCACGCAAGAACGTTACTGCCGCCGATCTGGTTCAGGTTCTTGGCCTGGAGAAGTCGAGCGTCAG
It includes:
- the pheT gene encoding phenylalanine--tRNA ligase subunit beta encodes the protein MKFSELWLREWVNPANSSDELSSQITMAGLEVDGVDAVAGAFHGVVVGEVVECGQHPNADKLRVTKVNVGGDRLLDIVCGAPNCRQGLKVAVATVGAVLPGDFKIKAAKLRGEPSEGMLCSFSELGISDDHNGIIELPADAPIGTDIREYLKLDDNTIEISVTPNRADCLGIIGVARDVAVVNKLPLAEPEITAVAATINDTLPIRVDAAEACPRYLGRVVKGINVKAPTPLWMKEKLRRCGIRSIDAVVDVTNYVLLELGQPMHAFDLNRIEGGIVVRMAEEGETLVLLDGSEAKLNADTLVIADHNKALAMGGIFGGEHSGVNDETQNVLLECAFFSPLSITGRARRHGLHTDASHRYERGVDPALQYKAMERATRLLVDICGGEAGPVIDVTSEAHLPKRATITLRRSKLDRLIGHHIEDAKVSDILRRLGCEVTEGQAQWTAVAPSWRFDMEIEEDLVEEVARVYGYNSIPNSPVQAGLVMGTHREADLSLKRVKTMLVDKGYQEVITYSFVDPKIQQLLHPGEENLILPNPISTDMSAMRLSLWSGLLTTVVYNQNRQQSRVRIFESGLRFVPDTQADLGIRQDLMLAGAICGNRYEEHWDLARNTVDFYDLKGDLESVLALTGKLSDIEFRAQANPALHPGQSAAIYLAGECIGFIGVVHPELERKLDLNGRTVVFEVLWSKLADRVVPEAQDVSRFPANRRDIAVVVAENVPAADVLAECKKVGANQVVGVNLFDVYRGKGVADGYKSLAISLILQDTGRTLEEEEMAATVAKCVEALKERFQASLRD
- the ihfA gene encoding integration host factor subunit alpha, which produces MALTKAEMSEYLFDKLGLSKRDAKELVELFFEEIRRALENGEQVKLSGFGNFDLRDKNQRPGRNPKTGEDIPITARRVVTFRPGQKLKSRVENASPKDE